A region of Saccharococcus thermophilus DNA encodes the following proteins:
- a CDS encoding heavy metal translocating P-type ATPase codes for MENKQVYRLQGLSCANCAAQFEKNVKAIATVKDAEVNFGAAKLTVIGEASIAELERAGAFDGIVVIPETERKEQKATPFWKKKTNVLAAVSALFLLGGIVAAHTVGETHLATILLFAASILVGGYHLLKTGINHLVRLQFDMNTLMTIAVIGAACIGEWKEGAVVVFLFAVSEALERYSMDTARRSIQRLMDIAPKKAIVLRDGKEYEVDVEDIVVGDTIIVKPGQKIAMDGIVLRGESSVNEAAITGESMPVAKTIGDEVYAGTLNAEGALEVRVTKQVKDTTIAKIIHLVEEAQAQRAPAQQFIDRFARYYTPAIMLIALLIATVPPLWLGGEWLTWIYRGLTVLVVGCPCALVISTPVAIVTAIGQAARQGVLIKGGAYLEEIGKLSAIAFDKTGTLTTGTPEVTDIYPFGGLDEKEVLKIAAAIEKQSEHPLASAILRKAEELQISLDSLQVSEFRAMTGKGAAARVNGTMYYIGKPSLFSDASICEDVRAQITRAQKQGNTVMLLGDETKVLGMIAVSDQLRENAAFVLETLRNLGITQTIMLTGDHETTARAIASSLPLTDIRAELLPEEKLTAIQTLQQQSGRIAMVGDGVNDAPALAAANIGIAMGDIGTDVALETADVVLMGDDLGKLPYAIRLGRKTMRIIQQNIAIAFLLKVLALVLIIPGWLTLWMAIFADMGATLLVLLNSMRLLRLGAVSK; via the coding sequence ATGGAAAATAAACAGGTGTATCGCCTTCAAGGCCTTTCCTGCGCCAACTGTGCGGCGCAGTTTGAGAAAAATGTGAAGGCGATCGCGACGGTCAAAGATGCTGAGGTCAATTTTGGCGCGGCGAAACTAACGGTGATTGGTGAAGCGTCGATTGCGGAGCTAGAAAGAGCGGGAGCGTTTGACGGTATTGTTGTCATTCCGGAAACAGAGCGGAAAGAACAGAAAGCGACGCCGTTTTGGAAAAAGAAAACAAACGTGCTTGCCGCCGTTTCCGCGCTCTTTCTTCTCGGCGGCATTGTCGCGGCGCATACGGTCGGCGAAACGCATCTTGCCACGATTTTATTGTTTGCGGCAAGCATCCTAGTTGGCGGCTACCATTTATTAAAAACCGGAATCAACCATCTTGTTCGTCTGCAATTTGATATGAATACGCTCATGACGATTGCTGTCATTGGGGCAGCGTGCATCGGAGAGTGGAAAGAAGGAGCGGTCGTTGTCTTCCTATTTGCGGTTAGCGAAGCGCTTGAGCGGTATTCCATGGATACGGCGCGCCGCTCGATTCAACGGCTGATGGATATCGCTCCGAAAAAAGCGATCGTGCTTCGAGATGGCAAAGAGTATGAAGTGGATGTGGAAGATATCGTTGTCGGCGATACGATAATTGTGAAACCAGGGCAAAAAATCGCAATGGATGGCATCGTGCTTCGCGGTGAATCATCCGTAAACGAAGCGGCGATTACAGGCGAATCGATGCCGGTAGCCAAAACCATTGGCGATGAAGTATATGCCGGAACGTTGAATGCAGAAGGCGCGCTCGAAGTACGAGTGACAAAGCAGGTGAAGGACACAACGATTGCGAAAATCATTCATCTTGTCGAAGAGGCGCAGGCACAGCGGGCGCCAGCCCAGCAATTTATCGACCGCTTTGCGCGCTATTATACGCCAGCCATTATGCTGATTGCGTTGCTTATCGCAACGGTGCCGCCGCTATGGCTTGGCGGAGAATGGCTGACGTGGATTTACCGAGGCTTGACGGTGCTTGTTGTCGGCTGCCCATGCGCACTTGTCATTAGCACGCCGGTAGCGATTGTTACGGCGATCGGACAGGCGGCGCGGCAAGGAGTGCTTATTAAAGGTGGAGCGTATTTAGAAGAAATCGGAAAACTTTCGGCTATTGCGTTTGATAAAACAGGAACATTAACGACTGGAACCCCAGAAGTGACCGATATTTATCCATTTGGCGGCCTGGATGAAAAGGAAGTGCTAAAAATCGCCGCAGCCATCGAAAAACAGTCAGAGCATCCGCTTGCTTCTGCCATTTTACGCAAAGCAGAGGAATTACAAATATCATTGGACAGTTTGCAAGTAAGCGAGTTTCGCGCGATGACCGGCAAAGGAGCGGCAGCGCGTGTGAATGGAACCATGTATTATATCGGAAAACCGTCCTTGTTTTCCGATGCGTCTATATGCGAAGACGTGCGCGCGCAAATCACACGTGCACAAAAGCAAGGAAATACGGTCATGCTGCTTGGTGATGAAACAAAGGTGCTTGGAATGATTGCCGTTTCTGATCAACTGCGTGAAAATGCTGCTTTTGTGCTAGAAACATTACGTAATCTAGGAATCACTCAAACAATCATGTTAACCGGCGATCACGAAACGACAGCGCGGGCCATTGCCTCTTCCCTTCCACTTACCGATATTCGCGCTGAATTGCTTCCAGAAGAAAAATTGACGGCGATTCAAACGCTACAGCAACAATCAGGACGCATCGCGATGGTCGGCGACGGTGTCAACGATGCTCCCGCGCTCGCTGCGGCAAACATTGGCATTGCCATGGGGGATATTGGAACAGATGTAGCGTTAGAAACAGCGGATGTTGTTTTAATGGGCGATGATCTTGGGAAACTCCCATATGCCATTCGGTTAGGACGGAAAACGATGCGCATTATTCAACAGAACATTGCGATTGCTTTTTTGTTAAAAGTGCTGGCACTTGTTCTTATTATTCCAGGTTGGCTTACGTTATGGATGGCCATTTTTGCGGATATGGGAGCGACGTTGCTCGTATTGCTCAATTCGATGCGGCTGCTTCGTCTAGGCGCGGTCAGCAAATGA